CTTTCATTGTTAACGTCTACATTCACTGAGATGGCTCCGAAGAAACTAGATTTAGTTAAGTCTTCCAATGGACTAATTAATGAACCAAGCTTCAAACTCGTACCAGAAAGGTGGGTCGATTGGACCCTTTATCTGCTAGCTGTTACAGTCTTGGGTGAATTTTTTGTGAGTAAACTTAATCCAGATTTTATACTATATTACTGACCTTACGTTAGCTCTCCTGGGCAAAGCCACACAATCAGACATAAGGGAGGTGATGTGGGAAAAATGAACTAGAATTCTCAAGCATAGTAAGGCCTGCAGatttcaaattttttttttgcaaaaaaaATACAAGTTGTTCAGTCTGCTTAAAGGGGCAGAGAAAGTGACACAGTTTTTGACATCCCCACATCCGCTTGAAAGCAAAGTGGGAGAAGATTCTTCCATGAGGTTGGGGGGAAAAGTAGGACATGCTTTCATCTGCATCTTGCATCCAATCTAGTGCTGCTTGATATCTGAAAGTGTAACCACTTCATTTCCTATCAATGACATTGCTCACCAAGATGAGTTCAAAACAGTCAGAAAGCCCAAACTGAAAAAACAAAGATACGTCACTGTTTTATCTACCGTGAAATTACCTGAACAATAAAGGATTTGATGGAGAGAGCCTTCCTGTAAATCCATACAGGCCTTTTTTTCCTGCAATGGCACGTTTTTAGTCTAACCCCACTGTTCGACTGGCTCATCCTTTCTGACTATAAAATTCCTTCAGGTAGTAAATCCTTAAGAAATTACAGTTCTGTCCacgtcctcccccctccccctttaggGCAATATTAGCTGTCAGACCCTCTGAACAACAAGGTGAGTATTACATTGTTGTCAAGAATTAGAAAGAATTAAAATTGGTTGACTTACACGAGTTGAGAGAACTAACCAAAAAAAAATGGACTTATCCCTGCACATACATTTATTGATTTGGGCTGCAAGCATTCAGTGGCACAAACTGTCCATTTGTAAttcatccccttcccctcccccagtgACATAAGGACAAGTATGGGCTCCATCCATTAAAAGATAATTGAAGAATTGCATCAGAAAACAGAACTGAAAATTCAAGGgtgaaccattataaaaagggaaaaaaatgactCAGTTTTAGTTCATCAATCTTACATCATTTTATTTCAGCACTAAACACacaattttctttaaaaaatgctATCAAGTACAAAAAAATCTATATATACAAATCACCATTTAGATTCACAGTTTAAGTGTTGACAAGATCCACCTTTTTGTGTCAAAGTCTGACTGGAAAACATTTTAACAAAGTTAATGCAAATGAGATCAAATTCTTTAAAAATGTGGACATTTGTATGTTTCCtcttattgaggtacagtgactTAATGTAGATTTAATATCCATGGCTGGACTTGTACTGTTGACATTGACTTTAAACCAGGTACCAAGTGAATCACAACATGACTATGAGTTTTACTGCTGGCTGTGCAGCCCAACCAACCTCATTATTATCAGGCTTCAAAGAAACTCTGCACTTGCTTGGACCAGAGGAGATCAGATTGTGAAGGCGAGTCACACCCAACATCAAAGACTTCTTCCATCCTAGCACTATTAAAGATGAGGCTTTGCACCACAACCGTTTCACTACAGCTGGATGAATAGAAGTACCTTTGCAGTTGCCTCACATCGTTTGGCCTTGCCACATCCAGGTATCAGAGGGGAAATACTTCCCCTCAGTGGAACGCCAAAGATTACTACACATTTAATGAAATACTGCTTTCAGTAGTCCCACACGTTTAGAATGTGTAGCCGAATGATAGCTGCCAAAACAATCCACAAAACACCTCCCTCAGTCAACTTGTTATCTCTGCAGAGGAGTTATCACATTAGCTGTCTTTTGCAGCTTTCAACAAAAACGTCCTTGACATTATTTGTCAAGAAAGATTTATGGGGGTTTCTAGCCCTTTATTAGCCAAAAAGAAGCTGTAGTGAATATCAGAACATTCTGTTCTGTTCAGCTCTACAGGAACAAAATTATTAAGGCTTTCAAATAAGGGGATGGCTAGAGAGAGCTAGAGACAACTTTCGTTCTGTTTCCATTGACCACTTTTTCCTGGCAATTCTTAAAGCTGTTCTGTCAGCTTATGTGAAGAGGGGTTAGCCTGGTACAATCAATCGTAACAGGAACACATCTGCAAATACAAATCAAAAGACTCCAGAACACTGAGGACCTTTGCTATAACTATCAATTCACAAATAGTTTCCAAGCAAATGTAAAATGCCACAACTCAATGCTGTTTAAAGGCAATGGGTGCCTTATATCACTAAACAGTCCCTCCTCTCCTAGTTTGACACTTGTCTCTGTTGTAGTACAATCCATTGCGCAGACTGGCATTTGGATCACTGAATCTGTGTCCTGTTGCTGTAGTACATACTACACAATATCTGGGCAGAACATAAAGTGGGGGAAAAAAGGAATTTGGCTATTCAAAAATCTGGAAAATATAATCTAAGCAAGTTGTGTGCTTTTGACCACTTTGATTCTCTTCTTTGAAactccattaaaaaaaaactattctaAGAGCACAGATTCAGGTCTTAGTTGGTTATAGAAATGttcatctttttctcttctgGTGCCTGAGCATCTTTTTCCGTTTGACAATCATTTCGTATAACCTCTCCAGTCCTTGCTGCAATCCCTGGCCATTTATAGCACTGGAGCTCTGGATGTGGTGCAGAGTGCAAGCTCCCAGATCATTTAAGCCCAGAGACTTCTCCATCTCAGCAACTGAGACCGCCCCAGGCAAATCTTGCTTATTGGCAAAAATTAGGACAGGCACTCCTTGATTCTCTGAACTCCTGGAGATTTTGTGGAGCTCAGCCTTGGCCTCCTCCATCCTCTCCAGCTCAGAGGAATCTATCACAAAGACAATGCCATCTGTACGCCTGGTGTAGGACTTCCACAGAGGCCTCAGCTTCTCCTggccaccaacatcccagacctGGAAAGTGATGGACCTGGAGTTCCCAATTGGTACTTTGACCTTTTCAGTATTAAACCCTTTGGTTGGAATTGTGTTGACAAACTCCTTTAATTTCAGTCTGTACAATAGTGTTGTCTTTCCTGCGGAATCTAATCCAATCACCACAACGTGGAGGGACTGGAAAGGCGGCAAGAAGGTACCACTAGGCGTCAGCTCAGAAAGTTGATTTCCCATTGTTGACACAATGttctcttcaccctccctttAAAATGTATGCCAAATCTTAGTGCTGATGGCTTTTATTTCTTGAGTGCTGGTTGGTGGCACCTTCTTCAA
The sequence above is drawn from the Mobula birostris isolate sMobBir1 chromosome X, sMobBir1.hap1, whole genome shotgun sequence genome and encodes:
- the arl4d gene encoding ADP-ribosylation factor-like protein 4D is translated as MGNQLSELTPSGTFLPPFQSLHVVVIGLDSAGKTTLLYRLKLKEFVNTIPTKGFNTEKVKVPIGNSRSITFQVWDVGGQEKLRPLWKSYTRRTDGIVFVIDSSELERMEEAKAELHKISRSSENQGVPVLIFANKQDLPGAVSVAEMEKSLGLNDLGACTLHHIQSSSAINGQGLQQGLERLYEMIVKRKKMLRHQKRKR